In Geotalea uraniireducens, the genomic window GCGGGGGTGAAATCATGAGCGACGTGTTTATCGTCAGCCGGCGCGGCTTCCTCAAGGCGACGTTTTCGGCCGGGGCGCTGATCCTCTGTGCCCGGCTCTTTCCCGGCAGGGCTCTGGAGGCGCTGGCGGCGGACGACGAGTGGTCACCCGGGGTCTACCTCGGGATCGAGCCGGACGGCACGGTAATCATCATTGCCCACCGCTCGGAGATGGGGACGGGAATTCGCACCGCGCTACCGATGGTAGCGGCCGACGAGCTGGAAGCCGACTGGGGGCGGGTCCGGGTGGAGCAGGCCCTCGGCGACCCGAAGTATGGCGACCAGAATACCGACGGTTCAAAATCGATCCGCGATTTTTATGCGGTGTTCCGCCAGGCGGGAGCGACGGCGCGGCTGATGCTCGAACGGGCTGCCGCGACGAAGTGGGGGGTGCCGGTGGCCGAGTGCCGGGCCCGCAACCACCAGGTCGTCGACACCGGCGGCCGGGCGCTCGGTTTCGGCGAACTGGTGGCGCTGGCCAGGAAACAGCCGGTTCCGGCGGCGACGGAACTGCGGCTGAAGAGCCCCGGCGAATTCCGCTACATCGGCAAGGGGGTGCCGATCGTCGATCTGGACGCCATCTGCACCGGCCAGGCGGTCTACGGCATCGACGCCCGGCTGCCGGGGATGGTCCATGCCTCCATCGAGCGGTCGCCGGTCCTTGGCGGCCGGCTCAAGTCCCATGACGACCGGGCGGCGCGCAAGGTCAGGGGGGTGCACGGCACGGTGGTGATCGAGCCGGCTACTCCTCCCTACGGCTTCCAGGCGCTCGGCGGGGTGGCGGTGATCGCCGACAATAGTTGGGCGGCGCTGCAGGGGCGGCAGAAGCTGAAAATCGTCTGGGAGCCCGGCGCCAATGCCGGCTACGACTCGGCGGCCTTCAAGGAGTCGCTCCTGGCGACGGTGCGCCGGCCGCAGCAGGTGGTGCGGAATATCGGCGACGTCGACGCCGTCTTCGCCAAGGGGGGGGCCGTGCACGAGGCCGAGTACTATGTCCCCCATCTCGCCCATGCCACCATGGAGCCGCCGGCAGCGGTGGCCGACTACCGGGACGGCACGGTCACCATCTGGACGGCGACCCAGAACCCGCAGGCGGTGCAGGAGACGGTGGGCAAGGCGTTGGGGATCGCCCGGGAAAAGGTGTTCTGCCACGTCACCCTGCTCGGTGGCGGCTTTGGCCGGAAGTCGAAACCCGATTACGTCGCCGAAGCGGCGATCCTGGCGAAAAAGCTCGGCAAGCCGGTGCGGGTCACCTGGAGCCGGGAGGACGACATCCGCCACGACTATTACCACACCGTGGCGGCGATGTACCTGAAGGCGGCCACCGACGGACGGGGGAAACCGACGGCCTGGCTGCAGCGCTGCGCCTTCCCGCCGATCCCCTCCACCTTCGACGTCAACGCCGTCCACGGCAGTACCGGCGAGCTGTCCCAGGGGTGGCTGGACGTGCCGTTCGCCATCGCCAACCTGCGGGCCGAGAACGGTCCGGCCAAGAACCATGTCCGGATCGGCTGGTTCCGTTCGGTGGCCAATATTTACCACGCCTTCGCGGTGCAGTCGTTCGTCGACGAACTCGCCGCCGCGGCGGGCCGGGACCGGATCGACTATTTCCTCGACCTGCTCGGGCCGCCGCGGACCATCGACTTCAAGGCCGAGGGGACCACTTACGCCAACTACGGCATGCCGCTCGACCTCTATCCGTGGGAGACCGGGCGGTTGCGGCGGGTCGTCGAGCTGGTGGCGGAGAAATCGGGCTGGGCACAGCGGCGGCCGGAAAAGGGGCGCGCCCTCGGCTTTGCCGCGCATCGGAGTTTCCTCAGCTACATCGCCGTCGTCGTCGACGTCCGGGTCGACGCCAGGGGGCGGATCTCCATCCCGCGGATCGACGTGGCGGTCGATGCCGGGCGGGTGGTCCATCCCGAGCGGGTCAGGGCCCAGTTCGAAGGAGCGGCGGTCTTTGCCGCCAGCCTGGCGCTGATGGGTGAAATCACCGCCGCCAAGGGGCGGATCCAGCAATCGAATTATGACGATTACCCGGTGGCTCGGATCAACGAAGCCCCCTACGAGACCCACGTGCATCTCGTCCCCGGGGACGGCTTGCCGACCGGCGTCGGCGAGCCGGGAGTGCCGCCGATCGCGCCGGCGATCTGCAATGCCCTGTTCGCCATAACCGGCAAGCGGATTCGCCAGCTGCCGATCAAAAATACCACACTTATTTGAAGCTGGTGGGGTGCGTGTTTTAGCCGGGCCGGGGGGTGTCCTCCGGCCCGCTCTTTTTGCGGCCGGAGCATACTTGCCGATCACAACGAAGAGGCGTATGATTCGCGGCGGAGGTGACCGATGACGAAAAAAATGGCGCTAGTCCTGGCGCTCTTGATGCTTGCCCTGGTCTGCTGGGGATTGTTCATGGAGGGTGGGGCGACCCGGATCATCGTCAACGGCCAGGAGTTGACCGGGCCGTTCAAGGGGGCGGTGGGGGCCGCCGGGCTGATCGTCGCGGCGGTGGCGTCGTTCTGCGCGGCGATCTTCCTGGCGTTCGTCATGGCCGGGGCGGGGCTCTTTATCCTCGGCTGCGTGATCTTTTTCGGCCTGTTGCTGGCCTGGCTGATGTTTCCCTACCTGCTGCTGGTGCTTCTGCCGCTGGCGGTGGTCTGGGTGTTCGTCGCCCTGGTGCGGCACAAACGCTGAAGGACTGGTGGCTCAGAGGAAGAATGGCGCCGCGGCCATCGCCACGCAGGCGATGACGAGCAGGATGGTGCTGCTGATGAAATAAGGGACCACGCAGAGCCCCAGGCCGCTGAACAGCATCTTGAAGTTGGCGTTTTTCTTGCCGTAGATGAAATAGCCCGAGCCGATCAGCCCCGCCACAATGCTGATGAAGAGGCCGGTCATGCTCATCCCGCCGAGCAGCGAGCCGAGCCCCAGAGACGATGATCCCGTCCCGGCCGAACCCGACTGCAGCTTCGTTGCCAGATCGTTGATTCCCGCAATGCTTTGCGTCATGTCCGCCATGCTGACCTCCATTTGGGGGGTAGGAGGATTACTCCTAAAATATCGTACTCCTTTCGTTCGGCGAAGTGCCAGGCAATTATCTTTCAGGAAGATCGGCTAATGTTTTGAATTACCCGTTTCAGAACTGATAGTTGACCTCCGCTCCCAACGCGAAGGAGGGCGTGCCGTCGGTTAACCCTTCGCCGAGATAGCCGTTAACTCCCCACCGGTCGCTGATTTTGTAGAGCGCAGTTTCGCGCAGTTGGCAGTACGGGGGAGACCCGTCGCCCGGGTTTGTTGTCCCTTTTAGCGCCAATGCGGGCAGGAACCGGTCAGTCACCTGGTATCCCACTCCCAGGTCATAACTGAAGTAATCCTTCAGCTGGAAGTCCGAAGATTTGCCG contains:
- a CDS encoding xanthine dehydrogenase family protein molybdopterin-binding subunit; translation: MSDVFIVSRRGFLKATFSAGALILCARLFPGRALEALAADDEWSPGVYLGIEPDGTVIIIAHRSEMGTGIRTALPMVAADELEADWGRVRVEQALGDPKYGDQNTDGSKSIRDFYAVFRQAGATARLMLERAAATKWGVPVAECRARNHQVVDTGGRALGFGELVALARKQPVPAATELRLKSPGEFRYIGKGVPIVDLDAICTGQAVYGIDARLPGMVHASIERSPVLGGRLKSHDDRAARKVRGVHGTVVIEPATPPYGFQALGGVAVIADNSWAALQGRQKLKIVWEPGANAGYDSAAFKESLLATVRRPQQVVRNIGDVDAVFAKGGAVHEAEYYVPHLAHATMEPPAAVADYRDGTVTIWTATQNPQAVQETVGKALGIAREKVFCHVTLLGGGFGRKSKPDYVAEAAILAKKLGKPVRVTWSREDDIRHDYYHTVAAMYLKAATDGRGKPTAWLQRCAFPPIPSTFDVNAVHGSTGELSQGWLDVPFAIANLRAENGPAKNHVRIGWFRSVANIYHAFAVQSFVDELAAAAGRDRIDYFLDLLGPPRTIDFKAEGTTYANYGMPLDLYPWETGRLRRVVELVAEKSGWAQRRPEKGRALGFAAHRSFLSYIAVVVDVRVDARGRISIPRIDVAVDAGRVVHPERVRAQFEGAAVFAASLALMGEITAAKGRIQQSNYDDYPVARINEAPYETHVHLVPGDGLPTGVGEPGVPPIAPAICNALFAITGKRIRQLPIKNTTLI